The Sulfurospirillum halorespirans DSM 13726 genome has a window encoding:
- a CDS encoding C-GCAxxG-C-C family protein: MNETIEHRALEHFSNGYVCSEAVLKTIAEKHGIDSPLIPAIASGFGSGMARSEGGLCGAFSGGVMALSLLQGRTEVSAPKDPLYHNVQLFKAHFEKAFGSCECASLLGFSLGSPDAGEKFQEGNCKACKCDLYVVYAVKEVELLLES, from the coding sequence ATGAATGAAACAATCGAGCACAGAGCATTGGAGCATTTTTCAAACGGGTATGTGTGCAGTGAAGCGGTGTTAAAAACGATCGCTGAGAAGCATGGCATTGATTCTCCACTTATTCCTGCGATTGCCTCAGGATTTGGCAGTGGAATGGCACGAAGTGAAGGAGGGCTGTGCGGTGCGTTTAGTGGCGGCGTTATGGCACTTTCACTCTTGCAAGGACGCACAGAAGTAAGCGCTCCCAAAGATCCGCTTTACCACAATGTGCAGTTATTTAAAGCGCATTTTGAAAAAGCATTTGGAAGCTGTGAATGCGCTTCGCTTTTGGGCTTTTCGCTCGGTTCTCCTGATGCAGGTGAGAAATTTCAAGAGGGAAATTGCAAAGCCTGTAAGTGTGATCTTTACGTGGTTTACGCGGTTAAAGAGGTTGAACTGCTTTTAGAAAGCTAA